The segment TCCTCGGGAGATCATTCCTGCAAGGTCTTTTTTTGGTCGTTCCCAGAACCAAAAGAGATTTGACCAGAAGATCAAGCGTAACGGAGGGATCACCCGCTTCCATTTTGGCAACGCGCGACTGATTGGATTTCAGCAACTTTGCCAATTCGACCTGGGTGAAGTTCTTTTGTTGGCGGCGCTTCTTGAGTACTACAACGTAAAGTCGTTTCACTTATTCGTCCCGAAGGGACAATTGATAATAGCCACGCCATTTATGGCGTGGTTTGAAAGGGAAAGGAATCTTAGTCCCGCCAGGGACGGTTGAATATGACAGCGCTGTATTACACATATTCAATCGTCCCTGCGGGACTTCTGAGAACATTTGTCTTTATTCCCCGCGATCAATCGCGGGGCTAGGTTCGCTTCGTCCCTATGGGACTTTCACGACCGTAGCGGACGGCCATCGGTTTTCAACTTGACGGTGTGCTGGAACGGCCCTCAACTCCGAAGGAGTGACATGTAGGTGGATTAGTAAATCAAAGTTAGAATAGAATTCTAACTTTTTATCACCAACGGATAGATTAAGACCAACGGAGAAAAAGACAAAAAGCTTTATCCGCTGGCGTTAATCTATCCGTTGGAGCCGCCCGCCGGGCTTCGGATTTCAGCTTGTCTGAAATCTGGCGTAGATCTTATCGCCGTGGCCCACGGCTTTATCGTGAAAACCAAATATGCCACTCCTATCGGAGTTTGTAGAGATGGTGTGCGCGCATGGCTATAAACATTTCACTCCTTCGGAGTTGCCAGCAAGCTCTCGGGTGAAATTTTTTGTGCATCACCCAATTGGTCGATTGGCATCCTAAGCAAACCCGCATCCATCGCGGGTTCAGTCAGACTTTGTACAAAATTCAGTTTTTAACAAAAATCGGCTCTCAAGTTTAATCGAACGTTTTTTGACAAAGCATAAGAAAAATAAATCATTGAGCGTCACGCTCGTCAGCGAGCAATACGCGCCGGATCTCTCCTCCACCGCGTTTTTGTTCGAAGAGCTGATGATCGAATTGCGCCGGCAGGGTGTGGCCGCCAGCGTGCGGACGTTGACGCCCGGGTATCACGGTTACGTCAAAGAAGAAAAAATCGCGTGGCGTGAAACGCGCAAGGGCGTGCCGGTGCGGCGGCTGCCGCGCTTGCCGTTCAACCGCAGCAATCGCGCCGGTGAAGCGCTCAACTGGATGTGGGGCACGCTGTGCTTGGCAGCGCTGGCGTTATTTTCGCCGCGGTCAGCGCCGCTGCTCATCAGCACGAATCCGCCCATGGCCCACGTGGTGGGCGCATTGATGAAAATCATCCGCGGCCAGCGCTTCATCGCGCTGTTTTATGATCTGCATCCGGAATTGTCCTGCGCCGTCGGCGTGTTGCGTGAGGGCAGCTTGCTCGACCGCGTGTGGCGCCGCGTGAACCGCTGGGCGCTGCGGCACACCGACGTGGCGGTTTGCATCGGCCAGTACATGGAACAAGTCGTCAAAGCGCGCTATGCGCATGTCAAAACCGCCATCATTCACAATTGGTGCGATCCTCAAGTCGTGCGCGACATGCCGAAAACGGAGAGCAGGTTTGCGGCCGAGCACAGCCTACTCGATAAATTCGTCGTGCTCTTCTCGGGCAACATGGGCTGGCGGCAACGGTTGGAAATTTTGATCGAAGTCGCAGCCGAGCTGCAGGATGTGCCGATTCGCTTTGTGTTTATCGGCGAAGGCGTGAAGAAACCCAAGC is part of the Cytophagia bacterium CHB2 genome and harbors:
- a CDS encoding glycosyltransferase family 4 protein — protein: MTKHKKNKSLSVTLVSEQYAPDLSSTAFLFEELMIELRRQGVAASVRTLTPGYHGYVKEEKIAWRETRKGVPVRRLPRLPFNRSNRAGEALNWMWGTLCLAALALFSPRSAPLLISTNPPMAHVVGALMKIIRGQRFIALFYDLHPELSCAVGVLREGSLLDRVWRRVNRWALRHTDVAVCIGQYMEQVVKARYAHVKTAIIHNWCDPQVVRDMPKTESRFAAEHSLLDKFVVLFSGNMGWRQRLEILIEVAAELQDVPIRFVFIGEGVKKPKLQEMAQARKLNNVLFFPYQPRHLMEHSLAAADLAVVSHEREAIGFGVPSKIYTYMAAGRAILGLASKPCELIDMVKALQCGWVFDEDHDKDAIVAQLRQLVQAPQPCLAAGRRARQAFEENFTLQLIAQQYLEVIQQQCEIGPAPSLLQRWFRVRPQMANPPARLAGTRHREDSQVLNATAKPLQEH
- a CDS encoding helix-turn-helix transcriptional regulator, whose translation is MKRLYVVVLKKRRQQKNFTQVELAKLLKSNQSRVAKMEAGDPSVTLDLLVKSLLVLGTTKKRPCRNDLPRKMKSCVHWSRLLEPLGPYVSS